The following are encoded together in the Parabacteroides chongii genome:
- the cobJ gene encoding precorrin-3B C(17)-methyltransferase, with the protein MSTGKIIVAGIGPGSESDITPAVLSAIRQSDVIVGYKYYFQFIESAIRPDAICIDSGMKREKVRAEEAYNYATEGKVVTVISSGDAGIYGMAPLIYEMQREKGSNIPIEVLPGISAFQKAASLLGAPVGHDFCVISLSDLMTPWELIEKRIKAAAMADFITAIYNPKSEGRYWQLYRLIELFLQERDPQTPVGFVRQAGREEQKVTITTLAEFDPEQVDMFTVVLIGNSQTYRFDNKMITPRGYYGEIKMGKAETGIGQDIMIRSFRTIEKELKNKDIPLDKKWALLHAIHTTADFDMENILRIDDNAVSSLYEKLSTGTVRTIITDVTMAASGIRKGALQRMGIEVKCYLQDEQTVALASEKGITRTQAGIRIAVSEHPDALFVFGNAPTALMELCDLIRKGKATPAGIIAAPVGFVHVQESKHMVKPFTSIPKLIVEGRKGGSNLAATLVNSILCYNDAIHLKPGRDV; encoded by the coding sequence ATGAGCACAGGAAAAATAATCGTAGCCGGGATCGGTCCCGGCAGCGAATCAGATATTACACCGGCAGTTCTATCCGCCATCCGCCAGTCGGATGTTATCGTTGGGTATAAATATTACTTCCAGTTTATTGAATCAGCGATCCGTCCTGATGCGATCTGCATCGATTCGGGAATGAAACGGGAAAAAGTACGTGCCGAAGAAGCATATAATTATGCAACCGAAGGCAAAGTAGTAACAGTTATCAGTTCCGGTGATGCAGGTATTTACGGAATGGCTCCGCTTATTTATGAAATGCAGCGCGAAAAAGGAAGCAACATCCCTATCGAAGTTCTTCCCGGTATCAGTGCATTCCAGAAAGCAGCCTCCCTGCTGGGCGCTCCGGTAGGTCATGATTTCTGTGTGATCTCCCTCTCCGACCTGATGACTCCCTGGGAGCTGATAGAGAAGCGTATCAAAGCGGCAGCGATGGCCGACTTTATCACAGCGATCTACAATCCCAAAAGCGAAGGTCGCTACTGGCAGCTGTATCGTCTGATCGAACTTTTCCTGCAGGAACGCGATCCGCAGACACCTGTCGGTTTTGTCCGCCAGGCAGGACGTGAAGAGCAGAAAGTGACGATCACCACCCTGGCAGAGTTCGATCCGGAACAAGTAGATATGTTCACTGTTGTTCTGATCGGCAACTCACAAACTTACCGGTTCGACAACAAGATGATTACACCACGCGGCTATTACGGTGAAATCAAGATGGGTAAAGCAGAAACTGGTATCGGACAAGATATTATGATCCGCAGTTTTCGCACCATCGAGAAAGAACTGAAAAACAAAGATATTCCGTTAGATAAAAAATGGGCATTGCTGCATGCGATCCATACGACAGCCGATTTCGATATGGAGAATATATTGCGAATCGATGATAATGCCGTATCCTCTTTATATGAGAAACTGAGCACCGGCACTGTCCGTACCATCATCACCGACGTTACCATGGCAGCATCCGGTATCCGTAAAGGAGCTTTGCAGCGTATGGGCATCGAGGTGAAATGCTATCTGCAGGATGAGCAGACTGTTGCTCTTGCTTCTGAAAAAGGCATCACCCGCACACAAGCCGGCATCCGGATCGCCGTCAGCGAACATCCGGACGCTTTATTTGTCTTCGGCAATGCACCGACGGCACTGATGGAATTATGCGACCTGATCCGCAAGGGGAAAGCAACTCCTGCCGGAATTATCGCAGCCCCCGTCGGTTTCGTGCACGTGCAGGAATCCAAACATATGGTGAAACCGTTTACCTCCATTCCCAAACTGATCGTGGAAGGACGTAAAGGCGGAAGTAATCTGGCCGCAACACTAGTAAATTCTATACTTTGTTATAACGATGCTATTCATTTAAAACCAGGAAGAGACGTATGA
- a CDS encoding sirohydrochlorin cobaltochelatase: MKHLLLFIACMLTPMCWAHDGENFEASDMLASMQPGDKAALLMVHFGTTYDNTRALTIDAINQKAKAAFQDMEVREAYTSRIVARRLKARGIEKLNPVEALEKLKADGYTHILVQSTNIIEGVEMESLRKDIAPLEKNFKDIRIGNPLLYTPHDFENVIAAVTKNGTKEGATILVGHGTYTPATAQYAMMDYMLQSKGYTNYHVTTVEGYPSFGDMVAKLDASSVKKVLLMPFMFVAGDHANNDIAGDMKEELEGKGYQVSVFMQGLGQNPEIQDIFIDHARFAAKHKMIDITSKKKKYAAEKD, translated from the coding sequence ATGAAACATTTACTATTATTTATTGCTTGTATGCTGACACCTATGTGCTGGGCACACGACGGCGAGAACTTCGAGGCATCAGACATGCTCGCTTCTATGCAACCGGGCGACAAAGCTGCCCTATTAATGGTGCATTTCGGTACCACGTACGACAACACCCGCGCTCTCACTATCGACGCGATCAACCAAAAAGCAAAAGCCGCCTTCCAGGATATGGAAGTACGCGAAGCCTATACTTCCCGTATCGTTGCACGCCGCCTGAAAGCACGCGGCATCGAAAAGCTGAATCCGGTCGAAGCCTTGGAAAAACTGAAAGCAGACGGATATACACACATCCTTGTCCAGTCCACCAACATTATCGAAGGAGTGGAAATGGAATCACTTCGTAAAGACATTGCTCCGCTGGAAAAGAACTTCAAAGACATACGCATCGGCAACCCGTTGCTTTATACTCCCCACGACTTTGAAAATGTAATAGCAGCCGTTACAAAGAACGGAACCAAAGAAGGCGCAACAATTCTTGTCGGACATGGTACTTATACACCTGCCACAGCACAGTATGCCATGATGGATTACATGCTGCAGTCCAAAGGATATACTAATTACCATGTAACAACCGTAGAAGGTTATCCCTCTTTCGGCGATATGGTTGCCAAACTGGATGCAAGCAGCGTAAAGAAAGTATTACTGATGCCTTTCATGTTCGTTGCCGGCGACCACGCCAACAACGACATTGCCGGTGATATGAAAGAGGAACTGGAAGGCAAAGGTTATCAGGTATCTGTCTTTATGCAGGGGCTGGGACAAAATCCGGAAATCCAGGATATATTTATCGATCATGCCAGGTTCGCAGCCAAACATAAGATGATCGATATAACCAGTAAGAAGAAAAAGTACGCAGCAGAAAAAGATTAA
- the aspT gene encoding aspartate-alanine antiporter: MEWFADLLKHYPELAIFLTLALGFWIGKFKIGKFSLGTVTSVLLVGVLIGQLHIDIGAPIKSVFFLLFLFAVGYSVGPQFFRGLKKEGLPQMLFAALMCLFCLFIPFLLAKLMGYNAGEAAGLLAGSQTISAVLGVAEDTINQGSLSAADKTAMINVMPVAYAVSYIFGTAGSAWIMSDVAPRLLGGLASVKKACKELEAKMGNDDESEQPGFMPAARPITFRAYKISNDWFGAGKTVQELEDYLEEQGRRLFVERVRINNVIYDVKPDLMLQKGNEVVLSGRREFVIGEEDWIGDEVNDIDLLDFPAETLPVLISRKKFAGMTVAQLRKEKVMHGVSIKNIKRAGISIPVLAATRIDPGDMLELVGTKLEVNEAAATLGYADRPTNQTDMIFVGLGIFIGGIIGSLAIHFGDIPVSLSTSGGALIAGLVFGWLRSKHPTFGRIPEPSLWVLNNVGLNMFIAVVGITAGPSFVTGFKEVGVSLFVIGALATTIPLIAGVLMGRYLFKFHPAITLGCTSGARTTTAALGAVEDAVESQTPALGYTVTYAVGNTLLIIWGVVIVLLM; encoded by the coding sequence ATGGAGTGGTTTGCAGATTTACTCAAACATTATCCGGAACTCGCCATCTTTTTGACGCTGGCATTGGGCTTCTGGATCGGTAAATTTAAAATAGGGAAATTTTCTTTGGGAACAGTAACCAGTGTTCTGCTGGTCGGAGTATTAATCGGGCAATTGCACATTGATATCGGTGCACCTATTAAATCGGTGTTCTTTCTTTTATTCCTGTTCGCTGTAGGTTACAGCGTAGGGCCACAGTTCTTTCGCGGACTGAAGAAGGAAGGACTTCCGCAGATGCTTTTTGCTGCCTTGATGTGTCTGTTCTGCTTGTTCATCCCTTTCCTTCTGGCCAAGCTGATGGGATATAATGCGGGTGAAGCTGCCGGATTGCTGGCCGGCTCGCAGACAATTTCAGCCGTATTGGGAGTTGCGGAAGATACAATCAATCAGGGCAGTCTGAGTGCTGCCGATAAAACGGCTATGATTAACGTGATGCCTGTCGCTTATGCCGTTTCGTATATTTTCGGTACGGCAGGTTCGGCGTGGATCATGAGTGATGTGGCACCCCGCCTGCTGGGCGGACTGGCATCCGTGAAGAAAGCATGTAAAGAGCTGGAAGCTAAAATGGGGAATGACGACGAGAGCGAACAACCGGGATTTATGCCTGCAGCACGTCCTATCACTTTCCGGGCTTATAAGATAAGCAACGACTGGTTTGGTGCAGGTAAGACCGTGCAGGAACTGGAAGATTACCTGGAAGAGCAGGGCCGTCGCTTATTTGTGGAGCGTGTCCGTATCAATAATGTCATTTATGACGTGAAACCGGACTTGATGCTTCAGAAAGGAAACGAGGTAGTCCTGAGCGGACGGCGGGAGTTCGTGATCGGTGAGGAAGATTGGATAGGTGACGAAGTGAACGATATCGATTTGCTGGACTTCCCTGCTGAGACATTGCCGGTATTGATCTCCCGTAAGAAATTTGCCGGTATGACGGTGGCACAGCTCCGTAAGGAAAAGGTGATGCATGGTGTCAGTATAAAGAATATCAAACGTGCCGGAATCAGTATTCCGGTATTGGCTGCGACCCGGATCGATCCGGGCGATATGCTCGAATTGGTCGGAACCAAGCTGGAGGTGAACGAGGCGGCTGCCACATTAGGTTATGCCGACCGTCCGACGAATCAGACGGATATGATCTTTGTCGGATTGGGTATCTTTATCGGTGGGATAATCGGTTCGCTGGCTATCCACTTCGGGGATATTCCTGTCAGTCTGAGTACGAGTGGAGGGGCATTGATTGCCGGCTTGGTGTTCGGATGGCTTCGTTCCAAACATCCTACATTCGGACGTATTCCGGAACCTTCACTTTGGGTATTGAATAATGTCGGGCTGAATATGTTCATTGCCGTCGTCGGGATTACGGCTGGTCCGAGTTTCGTGACCGGATTCAAAGAAGTAGGAGTGAGCCTGTTTGTTATCGGTGCCCTGGCTACGACTATTCCGCTGATAGCCGGTGTCCTGATGGGGCGTTATCTCTTTAAATTTCATCCCGCCATCACTCTCGGCTGTACTTCCGGTGCGCGTACTACGACTGCCGCTCTCGGAGCTGTGGAAGATGCGGTAGAGAGCCAGACACCTGCATTAGGTTATACAGTCACTTATGCAGTAGGTAATACTCTTTTGATTATTTGGGGAGTGGTTATCGTGCTGTTGATGTAA